The Agromyces mariniharenae genome includes a window with the following:
- the purE gene encoding 5-(carboxyamino)imidazole ribonucleotide mutase produces MGSDSDWNVMREASELLDEFGVAHEVEVVSAHRTPEKMIAYGKEAAGRGLKVIIAGAGGAAHLPGMLASVTTLPVVGVPVPLSRLDGLDSLLSIVQMPAGVPVATVSIGGARNAGLVAVKILATSDAALSTALADYATALAALVEEKNERLKSTR; encoded by the coding sequence ATGGGCTCCGACTCCGACTGGAACGTGATGCGCGAGGCATCCGAACTGCTCGACGAGTTCGGCGTCGCGCACGAGGTGGAGGTCGTCTCCGCGCACCGCACGCCCGAGAAGATGATCGCATACGGCAAGGAGGCCGCCGGGCGCGGCCTCAAGGTGATCATCGCGGGTGCCGGGGGAGCGGCGCACCTGCCGGGCATGCTCGCCTCGGTCACCACGCTGCCCGTCGTGGGCGTGCCCGTGCCGCTGTCGCGCCTCGACGGGCTCGACTCGCTGCTGTCGATCGTGCAGATGCCCGCCGGCGTGCCCGTCGCCACCGTCTCGATCGGCGGCGCCCGCAACGCCGGGCTCGTCGCCGTCAAGATCCTCGCGACGTCGGATGCCGCGCTCAGCACCGCGCTCGCCGACTACGCCACCGCCCTCGCCGCCCTGGTCGAGGAGAAGAACGAACGGCTGAAGTCCACCCGATGA
- a CDS encoding GtrA family protein, producing the protein MTTTVGSAFARLWHGLLAYLVKFGVVGLIGLVIDVVLFNLLRLGVFGDDHWAQSAIGAKTISTSVAIIFNWLGNRYWTFRRHRRRNYVREFVEYAIVSIGGMLIALACLWISHHWLGYTSLVADNISSNVVGLALGTAFRFLLYRYWVFGHHRSDGLSNLERVEEAQRTLFEEPTPVAEREPVAPDGDASTDTAATPPAPRPSAGTTAGTPPPGS; encoded by the coding sequence GTGACCACCACCGTCGGCAGTGCGTTCGCCCGCCTGTGGCACGGCCTGCTGGCGTACCTCGTGAAGTTCGGCGTGGTCGGGCTCATCGGCCTCGTCATCGACGTGGTGCTGTTCAACCTCCTGCGCCTCGGGGTGTTCGGCGACGACCATTGGGCGCAGTCGGCCATCGGGGCGAAGACCATCTCGACGAGCGTCGCGATCATCTTCAACTGGCTCGGCAACCGGTACTGGACCTTCCGCCGCCACCGCCGCCGGAACTACGTGCGCGAGTTCGTGGAGTACGCGATCGTCTCGATCGGCGGCATGCTCATCGCGCTGGCCTGCCTGTGGATCAGCCACCACTGGCTCGGGTACACGAGCCTCGTCGCCGACAACATCTCCTCGAACGTGGTCGGGCTCGCGCTCGGCACGGCCTTCCGCTTCCTGCTCTACCGCTACTGGGTGTTCGGCCACCACCGCTCCGACGGCCTCTCCAACCTCGAGCGCGTCGAGGAGGCGCAGCGCACGCTCTTCGAGGAGCCGACGCCGGTCGCGGAGCGCGAGCCGGTCGCGCCCGATGGCGATGCGTCGACGGATACCGCGGCTACGCCTCCGGCGCCTCGACCGTCGGCTGGAACCACGGCGGGTACACCGCCACCCGGGTCCTGA
- a CDS encoding glycosyltransferase, whose protein sequence is MTTTLRVILDQIVAPVPGPIGRYTRDLGRAIVATAPRGCEVEAIVSSSLPEDYDRVLAEVPGLAGLYKTSLARRELAAAWQLGITTSPGSGMIHGTSLFAPLRKHDRTTGGNQVVVTVHDVLAWTHPEAVSAASVAWQKGMMKRARRHADAIVVPTHALAERLEQVADLGDRVRVVGTAPRSGLVIGPDAEQRAARLGLPREYIAVPGTLEPRKGLVDVFTALGRRGVPDVPVVVLGPESWGDQHVAEVAEELGVAASRIRHLDDLDAADLAVVLRGSMAYVAPSHDEGSGTGLIEAFSLGVPVIHSDAPAYVEVSAGAGLGVPVGMADHGYADRLAAAITSVVSDRGLAERLAISGHDRSRAFTWRDAGERVWQLHADL, encoded by the coding sequence GTGACGACCACCCTGCGCGTCATCCTCGACCAGATCGTGGCTCCGGTCCCCGGGCCGATCGGCCGGTACACCCGCGACCTCGGACGCGCGATCGTGGCCACCGCGCCGCGCGGCTGCGAGGTCGAGGCGATCGTGTCGTCGTCGCTCCCCGAGGACTACGATCGGGTGCTCGCCGAGGTGCCCGGGCTCGCCGGCCTCTACAAGACGTCGCTCGCCCGCCGCGAGCTCGCGGCTGCCTGGCAGCTCGGCATCACGACCTCGCCAGGCAGCGGCATGATCCACGGCACGAGCCTCTTCGCGCCGCTGCGCAAGCACGACCGCACGACGGGCGGCAACCAGGTCGTGGTGACCGTGCACGACGTGCTCGCGTGGACCCACCCCGAAGCGGTCAGCGCGGCATCCGTCGCCTGGCAGAAGGGCATGATGAAGCGCGCCCGCAGGCACGCCGACGCGATCGTCGTGCCCACGCACGCGCTGGCCGAGCGCCTCGAGCAGGTCGCCGACCTCGGCGACCGGGTGCGCGTGGTCGGCACCGCGCCGCGATCTGGCCTCGTGATCGGGCCCGACGCCGAGCAGCGTGCGGCGCGCCTCGGGCTCCCGCGGGAGTACATCGCGGTGCCGGGCACCCTCGAGCCCCGCAAGGGCCTCGTCGACGTGTTCACGGCGCTCGGACGCCGCGGCGTGCCCGACGTCCCCGTCGTGGTGCTCGGCCCCGAGTCCTGGGGCGACCAGCACGTGGCGGAGGTCGCCGAGGAGCTGGGCGTCGCGGCGTCCCGCATCCGGCACCTCGACGACCTCGACGCGGCCGACCTCGCGGTCGTGCTGCGCGGCTCCATGGCGTACGTCGCTCCGAGCCACGACGAGGGCTCGGGCACGGGGCTCATCGAGGCGTTCAGCCTCGGCGTCCCGGTGATCCACTCCGACGCGCCCGCGTACGTCGAGGTGTCGGCCGGCGCCGGACTCGGCGTGCCCGTCGGCATGGCCGACCACGGCTACGCCGACCGGCTCGCGGCGGCGATCACGTCGGTCGTCTCCGATCGCGGCCTCGCCGAACGGCTCGCGATCTCGGGCCACGACCGCAGCCGGGCGTTCACCTGGCGCGACGCCGGCGAGCGGGTCTGGCAGCTGCACGCCGACCTCTGA
- a CDS encoding acyl-CoA carboxylase epsilon subunit, with amino-acid sequence MADEYTTGGAGAAEGDERAAAIRFITRDVTDEEAAAVTAVLLAALDEGVAEPTATEPGRDRWVRSGAAMRAPLAVGPGNWARSAC; translated from the coding sequence ATGGCCGACGAGTACACGACCGGCGGTGCCGGCGCAGCCGAGGGCGACGAGCGCGCCGCGGCCATCCGCTTCATCACGCGCGACGTGACCGACGAGGAGGCCGCAGCCGTCACGGCGGTGCTGCTCGCGGCGCTCGACGAGGGCGTCGCCGAGCCGACCGCGACGGAGCCCGGGCGCGATCGATGGGTCCGCAGCGGCGCCGCGATGCGCGCGCCGCTCGCCGTCGGGCCCGGCAACTGGGCGCGCTCAGCCTGCTGA
- a CDS encoding 5-(carboxyamino)imidazole ribonucleotide synthase: MECARVRVGVIGGGQLARMMIPAAIELGVELRVLAEAEGMSAALAADSVGDYTDAETVLAFAREVDVVTFDHEHVPQDVLHLLVDEGIPVHPGPDALRFAQDKLLMRARLSELGLPVPDWARVTTTAELDDFIADHGGSAVVKTPRGGYDGKGVRVVRSAAEVAEWFATVAEDGRGGALLAEEVVDFRRELAQLVARRPSGEVAAWPLVETVQVGGVCSEVIAPAPRSAGRLADVAADVAITIAEGLGVTGVLAVELFETTDDRVLVNELAMRPHNSGHWSMDGSTTGQFEQHLRAVLDLPLGGTGSHETWSVMVNVLGGPAEGSLADRYAEALSGHPTVKLHNYGKAPRPGRKVGHVTAIGADLDDVVYEARAAAAVFQD; the protein is encoded by the coding sequence ATGGAGTGTGCACGAGTGCGGGTCGGAGTGATCGGCGGCGGGCAGCTCGCCCGGATGATGATTCCCGCGGCGATCGAACTCGGCGTCGAGTTGCGCGTGCTGGCCGAGGCGGAGGGCATGTCGGCGGCACTCGCGGCCGACAGCGTCGGCGACTACACCGACGCCGAGACCGTGCTCGCGTTCGCGCGCGAGGTCGACGTCGTGACGTTCGACCACGAGCACGTGCCGCAGGACGTGCTGCACCTGCTCGTCGACGAGGGCATCCCCGTGCACCCCGGACCCGACGCCCTGCGGTTCGCGCAGGACAAGCTCCTCATGCGCGCGCGACTCTCCGAGCTCGGCCTCCCCGTGCCCGACTGGGCCCGCGTCACGACGACGGCCGAGCTCGACGACTTCATCGCCGACCACGGCGGCTCCGCGGTCGTGAAGACGCCGCGCGGCGGCTACGACGGCAAGGGCGTGCGCGTCGTGCGCTCGGCCGCCGAGGTCGCCGAGTGGTTCGCCACCGTCGCCGAGGACGGCCGCGGCGGCGCGCTCCTCGCCGAGGAGGTCGTCGACTTCCGTCGGGAGCTCGCCCAGCTCGTGGCGCGCCGCCCATCGGGCGAGGTCGCGGCCTGGCCGCTCGTCGAGACCGTGCAGGTCGGCGGGGTGTGCAGCGAGGTCATCGCGCCCGCACCGCGCTCGGCCGGGCGCCTCGCCGACGTCGCCGCCGACGTGGCCATCACGATCGCCGAGGGCCTGGGCGTCACGGGCGTGCTCGCCGTGGAGCTCTTCGAGACGACCGACGACCGCGTGCTCGTGAACGAGCTCGCCATGCGCCCGCACAACAGCGGGCACTGGTCGATGGACGGCTCCACGACCGGGCAGTTCGAGCAGCACCTCCGGGCCGTCCTCGACCTGCCGCTCGGCGGCACGGGCAGCCACGAGACGTGGAGCGTCATGGTGAACGTGCTCGGCGGTCCGGCCGAGGGCTCGCTCGCCGATCGCTACGCGGAGGCGCTGTCGGGGCATCCGACCGTGAAGCTGCACAACTACGGCAAGGCGCCGCGCCCCGGCCGGAAGGTCGGGCACGTCACGGCGATCGGGGCCGACCTCGACGACGTCGTGTACGAGGCGCGCGCGGCCGCCGCCGTCTTCCAGGACTGA
- a CDS encoding biotin--[acetyl-CoA-carboxylase] ligase — translation MDLPLSRAAVPRLEFLATAGSTNDELREAATGPAAAAWPHGAVIVTDDQTSGRGRLGRTWLAPTGKTLAISVLLRPELPGGAPFPPEGYGWIPLIAGAAMTEAVRRAVEAAASADDDDEEDDGTGGVEVELKWPNDVLVSGYKVCGILSELIPETGAVVVGAGLNLTLDEHDLPTLTSTSLLLVTGAHPDADRVLADYLGTFLSLVRAFAEHGADAAASGVADRVSSLCGTLGAEVRVELPGGRELLGVAERLDPDGRLLVRDRNGEAQAVAAGDVTHLRY, via the coding sequence ATGGATCTTCCGCTGAGCCGCGCGGCCGTCCCGCGCCTCGAGTTCCTCGCGACGGCCGGGTCGACGAACGACGAGCTGCGCGAGGCCGCCACCGGGCCGGCCGCCGCGGCGTGGCCGCACGGCGCCGTCATCGTGACCGACGACCAGACGAGCGGCCGCGGCCGCCTCGGGCGCACCTGGCTGGCCCCGACGGGCAAGACGCTCGCGATCTCGGTGCTCCTGCGCCCCGAACTGCCCGGCGGCGCGCCGTTCCCGCCCGAGGGCTACGGCTGGATCCCGCTCATCGCGGGGGCCGCCATGACCGAGGCGGTGCGCCGGGCCGTCGAGGCCGCGGCATCCGCCGACGACGACGACGAGGAGGACGATGGCACCGGCGGCGTCGAGGTGGAGCTCAAGTGGCCCAACGACGTGCTGGTGTCGGGCTACAAGGTGTGCGGCATCCTCTCGGAGCTGATCCCAGAGACCGGCGCGGTGGTCGTCGGCGCCGGGCTCAACCTCACGCTCGACGAGCACGACCTGCCCACGCTGACCTCGACGTCGCTCCTGCTCGTCACGGGCGCGCACCCCGACGCCGACCGCGTGCTCGCCGACTACCTCGGCACGTTCCTGTCGCTGGTGCGCGCGTTCGCCGAGCACGGCGCGGATGCCGCGGCGAGCGGCGTCGCCGACCGGGTGAGCTCGCTCTGCGGCACGCTCGGCGCCGAGGTGCGCGTCGAGCTGCCGGGCGGACGCGAGCTCCTCGGCGTGGCGGAGCGCCTCGATCCCGACGGCCGCCTGCTGGTGCGCGACCGGAATGGGGAGGCGCAGGCTGTCGCCGCGGGCGACGTCACGCACCTGAGGTATTAA
- a CDS encoding LCP family protein, which yields MSLAASPIRYPDLGSRTVMTRRAWWLVVLNVLIPGSAQVLAGDRKLGRFGLGATLALWFLALVALVVWIFWPAVIYTVFSTTISLWVVAGVLAFYAVLWAILTFDTLRLVKFVKTAPSARAGVAALSVVLMVLVSGTAAYGAYLATTASGFLSSVFVAGPSEPPIDGRYNVLLLGGDAGPDRDGLRPDSIRVVSIDAETGQAVTIGLPRNMVDVPFDDDSPLKAVYPEGYGSIDGCEVDVCMLNSIYTEVELKSPEMYPNAVAEGSEPGIEAMRDAAEGITGLPIQYYVLIDMAGFQQLIDALGGVTINVPEDVPIHADETFTTVAEWIPAGEQHLDGYHALWYARSRHGTSDYDRMARQLQLQEAVLAQFNPANVLSKFQEIAAAGSQVVKTDVPQGMLGYFVDLASKTKELPIVDVPLVPENGVDPEDPDYDYIRQLVQQAVFPPETEEPAG from the coding sequence ATGAGCCTCGCCGCCAGCCCGATCCGCTACCCCGACCTGGGGTCGCGCACGGTCATGACCCGCCGCGCGTGGTGGCTCGTCGTGCTCAACGTGCTGATCCCGGGCTCCGCCCAGGTGCTCGCGGGCGACCGGAAGCTGGGCCGGTTCGGCCTCGGCGCGACGCTCGCGCTGTGGTTCCTCGCGCTCGTGGCCCTCGTGGTCTGGATCTTCTGGCCCGCCGTGATCTACACGGTCTTCTCGACGACGATCTCGCTCTGGGTCGTGGCCGGCGTGCTCGCGTTCTACGCCGTGCTCTGGGCGATCCTGACCTTCGACACGCTGCGCCTCGTGAAGTTCGTGAAGACCGCCCCCTCGGCTCGCGCCGGGGTCGCGGCCCTCTCGGTCGTGCTCATGGTGCTCGTCTCGGGCACGGCGGCGTACGGCGCCTACCTCGCGACGACCGCGAGCGGCTTCCTCTCGTCGGTGTTCGTCGCAGGCCCGAGCGAGCCGCCCATCGACGGCCGGTACAACGTGCTGCTGCTCGGCGGGGACGCGGGGCCCGACCGCGACGGCCTGCGCCCCGACAGCATCCGCGTCGTCAGCATCGACGCCGAGACCGGCCAGGCCGTGACCATCGGCCTGCCCCGCAACATGGTCGACGTGCCGTTCGACGACGACTCGCCGCTCAAGGCGGTCTACCCCGAGGGCTACGGCTCGATCGACGGCTGCGAGGTCGACGTCTGCATGCTCAACTCGATCTACACCGAGGTCGAGCTGAAGAGCCCCGAGATGTACCCCAACGCCGTGGCCGAGGGCTCCGAGCCCGGCATCGAGGCGATGCGGGATGCCGCGGAGGGCATCACCGGGCTGCCGATCCAGTACTACGTCCTCATCGACATGGCCGGCTTCCAGCAGCTCATCGACGCCCTCGGCGGCGTGACGATCAACGTGCCCGAGGACGTGCCCATCCACGCCGACGAGACCTTCACGACCGTCGCGGAGTGGATCCCCGCGGGCGAGCAGCACCTCGACGGCTACCACGCGCTCTGGTACGCCCGCTCGCGTCACGGCACGAGCGACTACGACCGCATGGCGCGGCAGCTGCAGCTGCAGGAGGCGGTGCTCGCCCAGTTCAACCCGGCGAACGTGCTGTCGAAGTTCCAGGAGATCGCCGCGGCCGGCTCCCAGGTCGTGAAGACCGACGTGCCGCAGGGCATGCTCGGGTACTTCGTCGACCTCGCGTCGAAGACGAAGGAGCTGCCGATCGTCGACGTCCCGCTCGTGCCCGAGAACGGCGTGGATCCCGAGGATCCCGACTACGACTACATCCGCCAGCTCGTGCAGCAGGCCGTGTTCCCGCCCGAGACCGAGGAGCCGGCGGGATAG
- a CDS encoding PH domain-containing protein translates to MSPAASEAAAQPAVNVERVVARVRRHARILILPVLLLLATVGAATYFLVILPEVWQLVAVGAVALLVVVAGCLLPFVSWLARRTTITTRRIILRSGVFARVRQELLHSRGYDVTVRRTWLQSAFGSGDVRVNTGHEHPFVIRDVPKPFQVQAALDELMEAAHSLVADRRRAEQSTLFDGDTIAWGGR, encoded by the coding sequence ATGAGCCCAGCCGCGAGCGAGGCTGCCGCCCAGCCTGCAGTGAACGTCGAGCGCGTCGTCGCACGCGTCCGGCGGCACGCGCGGATCCTCATCCTCCCGGTGCTGCTGCTCCTGGCGACCGTCGGGGCCGCGACGTACTTCCTCGTCATCCTCCCCGAGGTGTGGCAGCTCGTCGCGGTCGGCGCGGTCGCGCTGCTCGTCGTGGTCGCGGGCTGCCTGCTGCCGTTCGTCTCATGGCTCGCGCGGCGCACGACGATCACCACCCGGCGCATCATCCTGCGCAGCGGCGTGTTCGCGCGCGTGCGGCAGGAGCTGCTGCACAGCCGCGGCTACGACGTGACCGTGCGGCGCACGTGGCTGCAGAGCGCGTTCGGCTCGGGCGACGTGCGCGTGAACACGGGCCACGAGCATCCGTTCGTCATCCGCGACGTGCCGAAGCCGTTCCAGGTGCAGGCGGCGCTCGACGAGCTCATGGAGGCCGCGCACAGCCTCGTCGCCGATCGGCGGCGGGCCGAGCAGTCGACGCTGTTCGACGGCGACACGATCGCCTGGGGCGGCCGCTGA
- a CDS encoding acyl-CoA carboxylase subunit beta, with the protein MTEATDGPDLFTTAGKLADLKQRYHEAVTASGEAAIEKQHAKGKMTARERIAELLDPGSFVELDEFVRHRTHAFGMDAKRPYGDAVVTGTGTIHGRQVAVYSQDFTIFGGSLGEVAGEKIIKVMELALKLGVPIIGILDSGGARIQEGVVALGKYGEIFRRNTAASGVIPQISIVCGPAAGGAVYSPALTDFVIMVDKTSQMFVTGPDVIKTVTGEDVGMEELGGALTHNTVSGVAHYLASDESDALDYARTLVSFLPDNNQTDAPVYDADVELEITDEDRRLNTIIPDSPNQPYDMHSIIEGIVDHGDFLEVQPLYAPNVIIGFARIEGRSVGIIANQPSQMAGTLNIAAGEKASRFVRFCDAFSIPILTLVDVPGYLPGTDQEWTGVIRRGAKLLYAYAEATVPLVTVITRKAYGGAYIVMGSKQLGADINLAWPTAEIAVMGGQGAVNILYRAEIKRAEEAGEDVAAVRTQLANEYTYNVASPFLAAERGELDGVIEPAATRVAIVKALRTLRTKRASLPPKKHGNIPL; encoded by the coding sequence GTGACCGAAGCGACTGACGGCCCCGACCTCTTCACGACCGCCGGCAAGCTCGCCGACCTCAAGCAGCGCTATCACGAAGCCGTGACCGCGTCGGGCGAGGCGGCCATCGAGAAGCAGCACGCCAAGGGCAAGATGACCGCGCGCGAGCGCATCGCCGAGCTCCTCGACCCCGGCTCGTTCGTCGAGCTCGACGAGTTCGTGCGGCACCGCACGCACGCGTTCGGCATGGATGCGAAGCGCCCCTACGGCGACGCGGTCGTGACCGGCACGGGCACGATCCACGGCCGGCAGGTCGCGGTGTACTCGCAGGACTTCACGATCTTCGGCGGCTCGCTCGGCGAGGTCGCGGGCGAGAAGATCATCAAGGTCATGGAGCTCGCGCTGAAGCTCGGCGTGCCCATCATCGGCATCCTCGACTCGGGCGGCGCACGCATCCAGGAGGGCGTCGTTGCCCTGGGCAAGTACGGCGAGATCTTCCGCCGCAACACGGCCGCCTCGGGCGTCATCCCGCAGATCTCGATCGTCTGCGGCCCGGCCGCGGGCGGCGCGGTCTACTCGCCGGCGCTCACCGACTTCGTCATCATGGTCGACAAGACGAGCCAGATGTTCGTCACCGGCCCCGACGTCATCAAGACCGTGACCGGCGAGGACGTCGGCATGGAGGAGCTCGGCGGCGCGCTCACCCACAACACCGTCTCGGGCGTCGCGCACTACCTCGCGAGCGACGAGTCCGACGCGCTCGATTACGCGCGCACGCTCGTCTCGTTCCTGCCCGACAACAACCAGACGGATGCCCCCGTCTACGACGCCGACGTCGAGCTCGAGATCACCGACGAGGACCGCCGGCTCAACACGATCATCCCCGACTCGCCCAACCAGCCGTACGACATGCACTCGATCATCGAGGGCATCGTCGACCACGGCGACTTCCTCGAGGTGCAGCCGCTCTACGCACCCAACGTGATCATCGGGTTCGCCCGCATCGAGGGCCGTTCGGTCGGCATCATCGCGAACCAGCCGAGCCAGATGGCGGGCACGCTGAACATCGCCGCGGGCGAGAAGGCGTCGCGCTTCGTGCGGTTCTGCGACGCGTTCTCGATCCCGATCCTCACGCTCGTCGACGTGCCGGGCTACCTCCCCGGCACCGACCAGGAGTGGACCGGCGTCATCCGCCGCGGCGCGAAGCTGCTCTACGCGTACGCCGAGGCGACCGTGCCGCTCGTCACCGTGATCACCCGCAAGGCGTACGGCGGCGCGTACATCGTCATGGGCTCCAAGCAGCTCGGCGCCGACATCAACCTCGCCTGGCCGACCGCCGAGATCGCGGTCATGGGCGGGCAGGGCGCGGTGAACATCCTCTACCGCGCCGAGATCAAGCGCGCCGAGGAGGCCGGCGAGGACGTCGCGGCGGTGCGCACGCAGCTCGCCAACGAGTACACCTACAACGTGGCGTCGCCGTTCCTCGCGGCCGAGCGCGGCGAGCTCGACGGCGTGATCGAGCCCGCTGCGACGCGCGTCGCGATCGTGAAGGCGCTGCGCACGCTGCGCACCAAGCGCGCGAGCCTGCCGCCGAAGAAGCACGGGAACATCCCGCTCTAG
- a CDS encoding DarT ssDNA thymidine ADP-ribosyltransferase family protein, with translation MADECIHGFDDGLCAICFPPKQPEPKPVAKAAPRARAGASRAARPAARVAGSSRAATSLAEAPVDPKTVRIYHVTHVENLAPILGSGAVLADDAGATPVVDLAAPDARAFRRSAPVGGVDAVVADYVPFLLSTDAHVWNAIRTGTPDPRLSAEAVQRPPADHVILVSSVASAVGARTETAGTVVVTDADAATGGVGSASAWPDVLRMLQRLHREDDGARLRSAEFLVRELLPLERVLLIAVGNDRVRDRVRAALDAVGVRTRVAVYPPWFQPTVEAPEA, from the coding sequence GTGGCCGACGAATGCATCCACGGTTTCGACGACGGCCTCTGCGCCATCTGCTTCCCGCCGAAGCAGCCCGAGCCGAAGCCGGTCGCCAAGGCTGCGCCCCGCGCACGGGCAGGTGCGTCGCGCGCGGCGCGGCCGGCCGCCCGGGTGGCCGGGTCCTCGCGTGCGGCGACGTCGCTCGCCGAGGCCCCCGTCGACCCGAAGACGGTGCGCATCTACCACGTGACGCACGTGGAGAACCTCGCGCCGATCCTCGGCTCGGGTGCCGTGCTCGCCGATGACGCCGGGGCGACCCCGGTCGTCGACCTCGCGGCGCCCGACGCGCGCGCGTTCCGGCGGTCGGCACCGGTCGGGGGCGTCGACGCGGTCGTCGCCGACTACGTCCCCTTCCTGCTCTCCACCGACGCGCACGTCTGGAACGCCATCCGCACGGGCACGCCCGACCCGCGGCTCAGCGCGGAGGCCGTCCAGCGGCCGCCGGCCGACCACGTGATCCTGGTGAGCTCGGTCGCCTCCGCCGTCGGCGCACGCACCGAGACCGCCGGCACGGTGGTCGTCACCGACGCGGATGCCGCGACCGGCGGCGTCGGCTCGGCGTCGGCGTGGCCCGACGTGCTCCGCATGCTGCAGCGTCTCCACCGCGAGGACGACGGCGCCCGGCTGCGCTCGGCGGAGTTCCTCGTGCGCGAGCTGCTCCCGCTCGAGCGCGTGCTGCTCATCGCGGTGGGCAACGACCGCGTCCGCGACCGCGTGCGGGCGGCGCTCGACGCGGTGGGCGTCAGGACCCGGGTGGCGGTGTACCCGCCGTGGTTCCAGCCGACGGTCGAGGCGCCGGAGGCGTAG